Below is a genomic region from Narcine bancroftii isolate sNarBan1 unplaced genomic scaffold, sNarBan1.hap1 Scaffold_180, whole genome shotgun sequence.
tttatcccttttattttattttctgttcttatcagttctgcaagtggttctatggctaacgcgaacaataagggcgatagtgggcatccctgtcttgttgatctgcttaagttaaaatgttttgatacatctccatttactgtcactcttgcaaatggccccttatataatgctttaatccaattaatatatttctctggtaaagtaaatttttgtagtaccttgaataaattattccattctactctgtcgaaggccttctctgcgtctaaagcaaccgctactgttggagttttattttcttctactgcatgaattaagttaataaacttacaaatattatctgttgttcgtcttttttttatgaatccagtttggtctagacttactatttttggtacataatcagctaatctgtttgctaataatttagctattatcttgtaatctgtgttaagtagagatattggtcgatatgatgctggtgcaagtagatctttccctgcctttggtattactgtaattattgctgttttgcacgaatctggtaagctttgtgttttatcaatctggttgattacttccaggaggggaggaattaataaatctttaaatgttttatagaattctattgggagaccatcctctcctggtgttttattattcggcagattttttattgtctcttgtatttctactatttcaaatggttctattaatttattttgttcctctatttgtaatttcggtagttcaattttagttaagaattcatctattttgccttctttcccttcgttttcagtttggtataattgttcgtagaatcctctgaaattttcattaatttcctttggattatatgtgatctgtttgtcttttttccttgatgccaataccattcttttagtttgttctgtcttaagctgccacgctagaattttgtgcattttttctcctagttcgtaatatttctgctttgtcttcattatatttttctccaccttatatgtttgaaatgtttcatattttatttttttatctaccaattcccttcttttagtagtgtcttccttccttgctaattctttctctatatctgctatttccttttccaactgttctgtttcctgattgtaatcctttttcatcttagttacgtaacttattatttgccctttgatgaacgctttcattgcgtcccatgatataaacttatccttcactgattccgtatttatttcaaaatacattttaatttgtctttctatgaattctctaaaatcctgtcttttaagtagcatggggtttaatctccatctatacatttttggagggatattctctaactctattgtcaatatcaagggtgaatggtccgataatattctagctttatattctgttttcctaactctatcttatatacaagctgataacaggaataaatctattcttgaatatgttttatgtctatccaaataatatgaatattccttttcctttgggtgttgtttcctttggttactttattctttctgttaatttttttcgcggttttatctatgtttgaatccaaattgagattgaaatcccctcctattaatatattcccttgcgtatctgctatcttcagaaaaataccctgcataaatttttgatcttcttcattaggcgaatatatattaagtaaattccaaaactccgaatatatctgacattttatcattacatatcttcctgctggatctattatttcctcttctattttaattggtacattttactgattaatatagccactcctctagcttttgagttatatgacgctgctgttacatgtcctatccaatctctctttaatttcttgtgctccacttcagttaagtgtgtttcttgtataaatgcaatatcaattttttcttttttcagtaaatttagcagtttcttccttttgatttggttatgtattccattaatatttaaagtcatatagtttaatgtagccattttatactttgtttatctttcccttccgtttcctcatcatcacctttccttctcatccatttctgctttctttctttgaacagtttataagacaacatttttaacacatcaaacattccccttattctcctacctaatatttctttaaccccattgtcccctccccttcctgagttgcccattatcccttgtcgggcaaccacatctcccctctccatttggatttgcgaattcactcgcaagcgtcaactgattttgcagtgaccgtaatttctccctacccagcccccccagaaaagatttcaatttttatatacaacaaaggtcactctctaaattccctctttactcctctcttcccctttttttccctcattaattcttctctatacactatatattttcttttaaatgcacatacacttacgtaatatatgtattatatatgtatatagtcctatacacaTGTCATTTTAGTTCACAGTCTTTTGTACtttcgttacacgtcttcatctctcagtctattttgtaattgttctgcaaattttcgtgcttcctctggatccgagaatagtctgttttgctgtcctggaataaatattttccatactgctggatgctttagtataaatttataccctttcttccataaaatcacctttgctgtattttgccttctcttcttcaggagttcaaaacttatatctggataaaaaaaaatttttgccctttgtactccagtggcttgttgtcctctcttactttctccattgttttctccagtaccttttctcttgtagtatatcttaggaattttactaaaatggatcttggcttttgttgtggttgtggtttaaaggctaatgctctatgtgccctttctatttccatttcttgctgtagttctggacatcctaagatcctggggatccaatcttttataaactctctcatattcttgccttcttcatcttccttaaggcccactatctttatattatttcttctgttataattttccattatatctattttctgagctaacagttcttgtgtctctttaacttttttattagattcttctaatttcttttttaagtcctctacctccatttctactgctgcttctcgttcttccaccttctttttcctatttctgatatggtcatatctattttattcactttatcttctgtactgtttattcttcttcttaaatcactaaattcttgtgcttgccattctttaaatgaatccatgtattctttaataagagaaaatatatccattgtcttgcctttcccttcttcttccatttcactgtactcttcctcttcctcttcttcttcctctgggttggccatctgttgtttctttgttttctttttcttctcttctttcttgttttcgttgtcttctatgttctcctcttgctgctgctgttctgtagctgtcattgccggatGTGgggatcgactccccagctggtcgcccctcccgtcggtgtgtttttttgcatgcgactcctcacgcatgcgcggttgtgcacttttactcggctcagcgagccatttttgtagtccactttctaccgacctgagggagtgggcttctctctccaccgcaggcctcttcgaacaggtaaggccttctccttcttcttccattgtcttctcttcctctcttcttaccgttggtttcgacttttcttttttcgttgccatcttctttccacctttatattcactttaatttttatttttgtgcctttgtgctttcctttatttttttcaacttttctggagagggctggagttcaccgtccggccactactccatcacgtgacttcccatcAGAACAACGTATTGATGGCTTTTCACCTTTCCACTGCTTTGCTCCAATGTTGATGGACCTCTGACATGGAGCCAATGACAGCTGCATGAATGGAAGAATATTCAATGTCGACTGAGTAAGTGAACGCAGCACTTAGCAGGCTGGCTGCAGTAAATGGTGCTGCCTTCAGCTGGTGGCTTTTGCTTGGAGTCTTACTTGTTCTCTCTCAGCAGACTCGTTGTCTGCTCATAGAATGCCTGGCGGCACCAGCACTGGGGCGGGCTTGGCCTTGCCCATCACttccctgctgcctgctccttgtttgtctggaggcctgataACTAAGGCGGGCCTGGTGTTGCTTtcgccacttgtttttattcagaatgtacattgatgcacagcactgGAACTAATTGAGGTGCCCCTGGGGcacgttcaatttttttttcaacttcatATGGCCttaaatgtggtcatgacattcagcatcaaatgttaccatacTTAAACAGTAATTCAAAGTCAGTGCTAATAAATACTTGTTTACTAAACAGTAATGCATGTCAGGGCAAGCTGGTCAAAAtacacttttgaacttcatatgaccttaaaggttaaattcaacagGGTCATgccattcagcatcaaatgctacccctcctgaacctccttggacatttctggagtgctccatattgatttgcatggagaacagacaagcAAAAGCCCCTTCTACACGGGCACcagggacagggtccagtggaaaaggagcacTATCCGAACACCagcgtcaaatgatgtcatttcatgctGGGGATTAACCAAcctcgacccctactcatatccccagcgTTTGCTGACGCCGGCAGGCTGCTAAAACCAgcggaaaagggacagcagaatgtTATCCAGTTCCAGTGCAAGTTCAAAGACTCTAATCTCTGGGGATGAGTTGAGTTCAATGGAAAAGCGATTAGTGTCCCAGTTGAGcgtggcccagtggaaactgcacaaactgggatgccagtggaaaaaggcatacatgcacaaatattaGATCACATTATAACTATTTCTTAAAATAATATTTGTCCAAAGTTGTCTGcccagattttgatttttttttctcattatacAATTTCCTACAACTAGCAATAGCAGTGAATGATTATAAGGGTAAAACAGGAAAtgatcagagttttccaaatcaTGGGGAGGGAATTTCGCTTTGAGACTGGACTGTAAGggcaacagttaaactgttcagtagtgtAGTAGAGATATTTTGATGGAAAAATTAGTtttttcttgcagtgtgactGGTTGAAAACTGTCGGGCTTAATGATCGGCCCGTAACTCCTTATATTcttctgtatgtggcccacaacccaAAGTGTTGGTACACCCCGGAGTGGAGGTTTAGGTGGTTGAGGGTCAGCACAGGGGACCGAAGGGCTGGCTGAGCCCGCGATGGGGGTGGGTGAAACGGGGCCGTGATTGAGAGACGTTCCCTGCATTCCGAGTTTCCGGGGAAGTTGCCGCTTAAAAAGGGCGAGGCAGCTGAAACTGCGCAACAGGCTGGGAAGGCAAGAGGGATTGCAGCAGAACTCTTCAGGGACGACACATTCACGGCAGGATAACACAAGGAGCGCAACAAGCAGGAGAAAAGGTAAACATATGTGTGAAAGTATTAAACTTGCGAGATGATAGGCACTTGACAATTCAGAGAAATTGCAAGGTCTGGAGAGAACCAgccgggaaggggtgggggtgaagtGGGAGGCAGTAAACATTCGGGTCCAGAGAGAGGTCTCGggacagggggggggggaatgaacattCGGATCCAGAGAGAGATTTCGGGACGGGGGGGGAATGAACATTCGGGTCCAGAGAGAGATTTCGGgacggggggggggaatgaacatCCGGGTCCAGAGAGAGATCTCGGGACGGGGGGGGAATGAACATTCGGGTCCAGAGAGAGATTTCGGgacggggggggggaatgaacatCCGGGTCCAGAGAGAGATctcgggacggggggggggggaatgaacattCGGGTCCAGAGAGGATCCAGAGAGAGGTctcgggacggggggggggggggaatgaacattCGGGTCCAGAGAGAGGTCTcgggacaggggtggggggggaataaaCATTCGGGTCCAGAGAGGGGTCTCGGGACAGGGGGTGGAAATGAACATTCGGGTCCAGAGAGAGATctcgggacgggggggggggggggaatgaacattCGGGTCCAGAGAGAGGTctcgggacgggggggggggggggggaatgaacattCGGGTCCAGAGAGGGGTCTCGgaacagggggggggggaatgaacattCGGATCCTGAGAGAGGTctcgggacggggggggggggggaatgaacattCGGGTCCAGAGAGGGGTCTCGGAACagggggggggaatgaacattCGGATCCTGAGAGAGGTCTCGGGGCagggggggggaatgaacattTGGGTCCAGAGAGGGGTctcggaatgggggggggggggggaattaacaTTCGGATCCAGAGAGAGGTCTCgggacagggggggggggggaatgaacattCGGATCCAGAGAGAGATCTCGGGACagggggggggaatgaacattCGGGTCCAGAGAGAGGTCTCGGGACgggggggggaatgaacattCGGGTCCAGAGAGGCGTCTCGgaacagggggggggggaatgaacattCGGATCCAGAGAGAGATTTCGGgacggggggggggtgaatgaacATTCGGGTCCAGAGAGAGATTTCGGGACGGGGGGGGAATGAACATTCGGGTCCAGAGAGAGATTTCGGgacggggggggggaatgaacattCGGGTCCAGAGAGAGATctcgggacggggggggggggggaatgaacattCGGGTCCAGAGAGAGGTCTcgggacaggggtggggggggaataaaCATTCGGGTCCAGAGAGGGGTCTCGGGACAGGGGGTGGAAATGAACATTCGGGTCCAGAGAGAGATctcgggacggggggggggggggaatgaacattCGGGTCCAGAGAGAGGTctcgggacggggggggggggaatgaacattCGGGTCCAGAGAGGGGTCTCGgaacagggggggggggaatgaacattCGGATCCTGAGAGAGGTctcgggacggggggggggggaatgaacattCGGGTCCAGAGAGGGGTCTCGGAACagggggggggaatgaacattCGGATCCTGAGAGAGGTCTCGGGGCagggggggggaatgaacattTGGGTCCAGAGAGGGGTctcggaatggggggggggggggaattaacaTTCGGATCCAGAGAGAGGTctcgggacgggggggggggaaatgaacaTTCGGATCCAGAGAGAGGTctcgggacgggggggggggggaatgaacattCGGATCCAGAGAGAGGTCTCGGGACGGGGGGGGGCGGAAATGAACATTCGGATCCCGAGAGAGGTCTCGGGacaggggggggggaatgaacattCGGGTCCAGAGAGGGGTCTcggaacgggggtggggggggaatgaacaTTCGGATCCAGAGAGAGGTCTCGGGACAGGGGGGGGAATGAACATTCGGATCCAGAGAGAGGTCTCGGTACGGTTGGGGGGAATGAACATTCGGATCCAGAGAGAGGTctcgggacggggggggggggaatgaacattCGGGTCCAGAGAGGATCCAGAGAGAGGTctcgggacggggggggggaatgaacattCGGATCCAGAGAGAGGTctcgggacggggggggggggaatgaacattCGGGTCCAGAGAGGGGTCTCGGAACGGGGAGGGGCGGAAATGAACATTCGGATCCCGAGAGAGGTCTCGGGACGGGGGGGGAATGAACATTCGGGTCCAGAGAGGGGTCtcggaacgggggggggggggaatgaacattCGGATCCAGAGAGAGGTctcaggacgggggggggggggaatgaacattCGGTTCCAGAGAGGTGTCTcggaacaggggggggggggaatgaacattCGGGTCCAGAGAGGCGTCTCGgaacgggggggtggggggggattgaaCATTCGGGTCCAGAGAGGGGTCTCGgaacagagggggggggggaatgaacattCGAATCCAGAGAGAGGTCTCGGGACGGGGGGGAGGGAATGAACATTCGGGTCCAGAGAGGGGTCTcggaacaggggggggggggggaaatgaacaTTCGGGTCCAAAGAGGGGTCTCGgaacagggggggggggaaatgaacaTTCGGATCCAGAGAGGGGTCTCGGAACagggggggggaatgaacattCGGATCCTGAGAGAGGTCTCGGGGCagggggggggaatgaacattTGGGTCCAGAGAGGGGTctcggaatgggggggggggggggaatgaacattCGGATCACGAGAGAGGTctcgggacggggggggggggggaatgaacattCGGTTCCAGAGAGGGGTCTCGGAacaggggggggggaaatgaacaTTCGGGTCCAGAGAGACGTCTCGgaacgggggggtgggggggattgaaCATTCGGGTCCAGAGAGGGGTCTCGgaacagagggggggggggaatgaacattCGAATCCAGAGAGAGGTctcgggacggggggggggaatgaacattCGGGTCCAGAGAGGGGTCTCGgaacagggggggggggaaatgaacaTTCGGATCCAGAGAGAGGTctcgggacgggggggggggaatgaacattCTGGTCCAGAGAGAGGTCTCgggacgggggaggggggggggaatgaacattCGGGTCCAGAGAGGGGTctcggaatggggggggggggggaattaacaTTCGGATCCAGAGAGAGGTctcgggacgggggggggggggaaatgaacaTTCGGATCCAGAGAGAGGTctcgggacgggggggggggaatgaacattCGGATCCAGAGAGAGGTCTCGGGACGGGGGGGGGCGGAAATGAACATTCGGATCCCGAGAGAGGTCTCGGGacaggggggggggaatgaacattCGGGTCCAGAGAGGGGTCTcggaacgggggtggggggggaatgaacaTTCGGATCCAGAGAGAGGTCTCGGGACagggggggggaatgaacattCGGATCCAGAGAGAGGTCTCGGTACGGTTGGGGGGAATGAACATTCGGATCCAGAGAGAGGTctcgggacggggggggggggaatgaacattCGGGTCCAGAGAGGATCCAGAGAGAGGTctcgggacgggggggggggaatgaacattCGGATCCAGAGAGAGGTctcgggacggggggggggggggaatgaacattCGGGTCCAGAGAGGGGTCTCGGAACGGGGAAGGGCGGAAATGAACATTCGGATCCCGAGAGAGGTCTCGGGACagggggggggaatgaacattCGGGTCCAGAGAGGGGTCtcggaacggggggggggggggaatgaacattCGGATCCAGAGAGAGGTctcaggacggggggggggggaatgaacattCGGTTCCAGAGAGGTGTCTcggaacaggggggggggggaatgaacattCGGGTCCAGAGAGGCGTCTCGgaacgggggggtggggggggattgaaCATTCGGGTCCAGAGAGGGGTCTCGgaacagagggggggggggaatgaacattCGAATCCAGAGAGAGGTCTCGGGACGGGGGGGAGGGAATGAACATTCGGGTCCAGAGAGGGGTCTcggaacaggggggggggggaaatgaacaTTCGGGTCCAGAGAGGGGTCTCGgaacagggggggggggaaatgaacaTTCGGATCCAGAGAGAGGTctcgggacgggggggggggggaatgaacattCTGGTCCAGAGAGAGGTCtcgggaagggggaggggggggggaatgaacattCGGGTCCAGAGAGGGGTCTcggaacagggggggggggggaatgaacattCGGGTCCAGAGAGGCGTCTCGgaacgggggggtgggggggattgaaCATTCGGGTCCAGAGAGGGGTCTCGgaacagagggggggggggaatgaacattCGAATCCAGAGAGAGGTctcgggacggggggggggggaatgaacattCGGGTCCAGAGAGGGGTCTCGgaacagggggggggggaaatgaacaTTCGGATCCAGAGAGAGGTctcgggacgggggggggggggggaatgaacattCTGGTCCAGAGAGAGGTCTCgggacgggggaggggggggggaatgaacattCGGGTCCAGAGAGGGGTCTcggaacagggggggggggggaaatgaacaTTCGGATCCCGAGAGAGGTCTCGGGACagggggggggaatgaacattCGGGTCCAGAGAGGGGTCTCGGaacaggggggggtggggaatgaacATTCGGATCCAGAGAGAGGTCTCAGGACGGGGTGGGGAAATGAACATTCGGGTCCAGAGAGGGGTCTCGggacaggggggaggggggggaatgaaCATTCGGGTCCAGAGAGGATCCAGAGAGAGGTCTCGGGACGGGGGGGGGAAATGAACATTCTGGTCCAGAGAGAGGTctcgggacggggggggggggtggaatgaacATTCGGGTCCAGAGAGGGGTCTCGGaacggggggggggaatgaacattCGGATCCCAAGAGAGGTCTCGGGACagggggggggaatgaacattCGGGTCCAGAGAGGGGTCTCGgaacagggagggggggggaatgaacattCGGATCCAGAGAGAGGTctcgggacggggggggggggaatgaacattCGGGTCCAGAGAGGATCCAGAGAGAGGTctcgggacgggggggggggaatgaacattCGGATCCAGAGAGAGGTctcgggacgggggggggggggaatgaacattCGGGTCCAGAGAGGGGTCTCGGAACGGGGGGGGGCGGAAATGAACATTCGGATCCCGAGAGAGGTctcgggacgggggggggggggggaatgaacattCGGATCCAGAGAGAGGTctcgggacggggggggggggaatgaacattCGGTTCCAGAGAGGGGTCTCGgaacagggggggggggaatgaacattCGGGTCCAGAGAGGCGTCTCGgaacgggggggtgggggggattgaaCATTCGGGTCCAGAGAGGGGTCTCGgaacagagggggggggggaatgaacattCGAATCCAGAGAGAGGTctcgggacggggggggggaatgaacattCGGGTCCAGAGAGAGGTCTCGGGACgggggggggaatgaacattCGGGTCCAGAGAGGGGTCTCGgaacagggggggggggaaatgaacaTTCGGGTCCAGAGAGGGGTCTCGGaacaggggggggggtggaaatgaacATTCGGATCCAGAGAGAGGTCTCGGgacgggggggggtgggaatgaaCATTCTGGTCCAGAGAGAGGTctcgggacgggggggggggaatgaacattCGGGTCCAGAGAGAGGTCTCGGGACgggggggggaatgaacattCGGGTCCAGAGAGGGGTCTCGgaacagagggggggggggaatgaacattCGAATCCAGAGAGAGGTctcgggacggggggggggaatgaacattCGGGTCCAGAGAGAGGTCTCGGGACGGGGGGGGGAAATGAACATTCGGGTCCAGAGAGGGGTCTCGgaacagggggggggggaaatgaacaTTCGGGTCCAGAGAGGGGTCTCGGaacaggggggggggtggaaatgaacATTCGGATCCAGAGAGAGGTCTCGGGAcggggggggtgggaatgaaCATTCTGGTCCAGAGAGAGGTctcgggacggggggggggggggaatgaacattCGGGTCCAGAGAGGGGTCTcggaacagtggggggggggaatgaacattCGAGTCCAGGGAGGGGTCTCGgaacaggggagggggggaatgaacaTTCGGATCCAGAGAGAGGTctcgggacggg
It encodes:
- the LOC138750590 gene encoding uncharacterized protein, with protein sequence MFIPPPPLFRDPSLDPNVHSPPPPPSRDLSLDQNVHSPPPPSRDLSLDPNVHFPPPLFRDPSLDPNVHFPPPPVPRPLSGPECSFPPPRPETSLWIRMFIPPPPLFRDPSLDPNVQSPPTPPFRDASLDPNVHSPPPLFRDTSLEPNVHSPPPRPETSLWIRMFIPPPPPFRDPSLDPNVHSPPLSRDLSRDPNVHFRPSPFRDPSLDPNVHSPPPPVPRPLSGSECSFPPPRPETSLWILSGPECSFPPPPSRDLSLDPNVHSPQPYRDLSLDPNVHSPPLSRDLSLDPNVHSPPTPVPRPLSGPECSFPPPCPETSLGIRMFISAPPRPETSLWIRMFIPPPPSRDLSLDPNVHFPPPPVPRPLSGSEC